A region of Salvelinus alpinus chromosome 24, SLU_Salpinus.1, whole genome shotgun sequence DNA encodes the following proteins:
- the LOC139551944 gene encoding protein rtoA-like — MIHGTNSPVMIHGKKPPVMIHGKKPPVMIHGTKPPVMRLQSGASSDGLQSGASSDGLQSGAPSEGAQSGARSEGAQSGARSEGAQSGARSEGSQSGACNEGSQSGARNEGAQSGARNEGAQSGAHNEGAQSGARNEGAHTRGATKVGSKSCTRSVAVKEAHPDPPL, encoded by the coding sequence atgatccatggcacgaactctccagtgatgatccatggcaagaagcctccagtgatgatccatggcaagaagcctccagtgatgatccatggcacgaagcctccagtgatgaggctccagtccggagcatccagcgacggcctccagtccggagcatccagcgacggtctccagtccggagcccccagcgagggtgctcagtccggggcccgcagcgagggtgcccagtctggggcccgcagcgagggtgcccagtccggggcccgcagcgagggttcccagtctggggcctgcaacgagggttcccagtccggggcccgcaacgagggtgcccagtccggggcacgcaacgagggtgcccagtccggggcccacaatgagggtgcccagtccggggcccgcaacgagggtgcccacaccagaggcgccaccaaagtggggtctAAGTCCTGCACCAGATCCGTCGCCGTAAAGgaagcccacccggaccctcccctttag